A single genomic interval of Lathyrus oleraceus cultivar Zhongwan6 chromosome 7, CAAS_Psat_ZW6_1.0, whole genome shotgun sequence harbors:
- the LOC127106886 gene encoding callose synthase 12, with protein sequence MSLRHRHSPQASTPPHEEEPYNIIPVHNLLADHPSLRFPEVRAAAAALRSVGNLRRPPFGQWRPHMDLLDWLALFFGFQKDNVRNQREHLVLHLANAQMRLTPPPDNIDTLDAAVLRRFRKKLLKNYGSWCSYLGKKSNLWIHDNRRSGEVDLRRELLYVSLYLLIWGESANLRFVPECLCYIFHNMANELNRILEDYIDDNTGQPVMPSISGENAFLNYVVKPIYETIKCEVENSKNGTAPHNEWRNYDDINEYFWSRRCFEKLKWPPDVGSNFFVTVGKGKHVGKTGFVEQRSFWNLFRSFDRLWIMLVLFLQAAIIVAWEEKTYPWQALGDRTVQVRVLTIFFTWSGLRFLKSLLDAAMQFKLVSRETKMLGVRMVLKCIVAAAWLGVFGVFYGRIWEQRNRDRRWTKAANDRVLNFLEAVFVFILPELLAVGLFIIPWIRNFVENTNWRIFYMLSWWFQSRSFVGRGLREGLLDNIKYSLFWILVLATKFCFSYFLQIKPMIAPTKAMLDLKNVEYEWFEFFHSNRFSAGILWIPVVLIYLMDIQIWYSIYSSFVGAAVGLFAHLGEIRNMQQLKLRFQFFASAIQFNLMPEEQLLNARGTLKSKFKDAIHRLKLRYGLGRPYRKLESNQVEANKFALIWNEIILSFREEDIISDREVELLELPQNSWNVRVIRWPCFLLCNELLLALSQAKELVNDTDKRLNKKICSNEYRRCAVIEAYDSVKHLLFEIIKPNSEEHSIVAVLFQEIDHSLEIEKFTKTFKTTALPQLHSKLIKLVELLNKTVKDSNQVVNTLQALYEIAIRDLFKDRRNPKQLEDDGLAPRNPSSGLPFQNAVQLPDTSNENFYRQVRRLHTILTSRDSMQNIPINLEARRRIAFFSNSLFMNMPHAPQVEKMMAFSVLTPYYSEDVSYSKEQLRTENEDGVSTLYYLQTIYDDEWKNFVERMRREGMMKDSDMWTDKLRDLRMWASYRGQTLSRTVRGMMYYYRALKMLTFLDSASEMDIREGSRELVSVRQDNLDSFNSERSPYSKSLSRASSSVSLLFKGHEYGTAIMKFTYVVACQIYGTQKAKKDPHAEEILYLMKNNEALRVAYVDEKTTGRDEQDYFSVLVKYDQQLEKEVEIYRVKLPGPLKLGEGKPENQNHAIIFTRGDAVQTIDMNQDNYFEEALKMRNLLEEYRHYYGIRKPTILGVREHIFTGSVSSLAWFMSAQETSFVTLGQRVLANPLKVRMHYGHPDVFDRFWFLTRGGISKASRVINISEDIFAGFNCTLRGGNVTHHEYIQVGKGRDVGLNQVSMFEAKVASGNGEQILSRDVYRLGHRLDFFRMLSFFYTTVGFFFNTMMVVLTVYAFLWGRLYLALSGIEKSMESNSNNNKALGTILNQQFIIQLGIFTALPMIIENSLEHGFLQAIWDFLTMQLQLSSVFYTFSMGTRSHFFGRTILHGGAKYRATGRGFVVEHKCFAEIYRLFSRSHFVKAIELGLILVIYATHSPVASDTFVYIALTITSWFLVASWVLAPFMFNPSGFDWLKTVYDFDDFMNWIWYNGSVFAKAEQSWERWWYEEHDHLKVTGIWGKFSEIILDFRFFFFQYGIVYQLGISAGNHSLAVYALSWIYVVVVSGIYVVVVYARNKYSAKEHIYYRLVQFLVIILAILVVVALLEFTEFNFVDIFTSLLAFLPTGWGLILIAQVFRSQLQSSIIWSGVVAVARLYDILFGVIVMAPVALLSWLPGFQNMQTRILFNEAFSRGLRISQIVTGKKPQS encoded by the coding sequence ATGAGTCTTCGCCACCGTCATTCACCACAGGCCTCAACTCCTCCCCATGAGGAAGAACCCTACAACATCATCCCCGTCCACAACCTCCTTGCTGACCATCCATCACTCCGCTTCCCCGAGGTCCGTGCAGCCGCCGCAGCACTTCGCTCCGTAGGTAACCTCCGGCGTCCTCCGTTTGGCCAATGGCGGCCGCACATGGACTTGCTCGACTGGTTGGCTCTCTTCTTCGGGTTCCAGAAGGATAACGTCCGTAATCAGCGTGAGCACCTTGTCCTCCACCTCGCCAATGCTCAGATGCGGCTTACTCCGCCGCCGGACAACATCGACACTCTTGATGCTGCTGTCCTCCGCCGTTTCCGTAAAAAGCTCCTCAAGAATTACGGCTCGTGGTGCTCTTACCTTGGTAAGAAGTCCAACCTCTGGATCCACGACAACCGCAGATCCGGCGAAGTCGACCTCCGGCGAGAGCTTCTCTACGTGTCGTTGTACCTCCTCATCTGGGGAGAATCTGCGAATCTGCGGTTCGTCCCGGAATGCCTCTGCTACATCTTCCACAACATGGCGAACGAGCTGAATAGAATCTTGGAAGATTACATTGACGACAACACGGGACAGCCAGTGATGCCTTCTATTTCCGGTGAGAACGCGTTTCTGAACTATGTTGTGAAGCCTATTTATGAGACGATTAAGTGTGAGGTTGAAAACAGTAAAAATGGAACTGCTCCTCATAATGAATGGAGAAATTATGATGATATCAATGAATATTTTTGGAGTAGGAGGTGTTTTGAGAAGCTTAAATGGCCTCCTGATGTTGGCAGCAACTTTTTTGTGACTGTTGGTAAAGGGAAGCATGTGGGTAAAACTGGGTTCGTGGAGCAGAGGTCGTTTTGGAATCTGTTCAGGAGTTTTGATAGGCTTTGGATTATGTTGGTATTGTTTCTTCAGGCTGCTATAATTGTTGCTTGGGAAGAGAAGACTTATCCTTGGCAGGCTTTGGGGGACCGTactgtgcaagttagggttttgaCCATTTTCTTCACTTGGAGTGGTTTGAGGTTTTTGAAGTCTCTGCTTGATGCAGCGATGCAGTTTAAGTTGGTATCCAGGGAGACAAAGATGCTTGGAGTGAGGATGGTGCTGAAATGTATTGTTGCTGCCGCGTGGCTTGGTGTGTTCGGAGTGTTTTATGGGAGGATTTGGGAGCAGAGAAATCGTGATAGAAGGTGGACGAAGGCGGCTAATGATCGGGTGCTGAATTTTCTGGAGGCCGTGTTTGTCTTCATCCTTCCAGAGCTTCTGGCCGTAGGCCTCTTTATAATTCCTTGGATTAGGAATTTTGTGGAGAATACGAATTGGAGGATCTTTTACATGTTATCATGGTGGTTTCAGAGCAGAAGCTTTGTTGGTCGTGGTTTGAGGGAAGGCCTTCTTGATAACATTAAGTACTCGCTGTTCTGGATTTTGGTGCTGGCCACAAAGTTTTGCTTCAGTTACTTTTTGCAGATCAAACCCATGATTGCTCCAACAAAAGCAATGTTGGACCTCAAGAATGTTGAGTATGAATGGTTTGAGTTTTTCCACAGCAACCGATTTTCTGCTGGAATATTATGGATTCCAGTTGTTTTGATTTATCTAATGGATATACAGATTTGGTATTCAATATATTCCTCTTTTGTTGGGGCGGCCGTGGGGTTGTTTGCACACCTGGGCGAGATTCGAAATATGCAGCAGTTAAAATTGAGGTTCCAGTTTTTTGCCAGTGCAATTCAGTTTAATCTCATGCCTGAGGAGCAGTTGTTGAATGCAAGAGGAACGTTGAAGAGCAAGTTTAAAGATGCCATCCACAGGTTGAAGCTCAGGTATGGGCTTGGTCGGCCGTATAGGAAGCTCGAGTCTAACCAGGTTGAAGCCAACAAGTTTGCTTTGATATGGAACGAAATAATTTTGTCTTTTAGGGAGGAGGATATTATCTCTGACAGAGAGGTTGAGCTGCTGGAGCTGCCACAGAACTCTTGGAATGTTCGGGTTATCCGCTGGCCATGTTTTCTTCTCTGCAACGAGTTACTGCTAGCACTCAGTCAGGCCAAAGAACTAGTTAATGATACTGATAAGAGGCTTAATAAGAAGATATGCAGCAATGAGTACAGACGCTGTGCTGTTATTGAAGCATATGACAGTGTCAAGCACTTGCTTTTTGAGATTATTAAACCCAATAGTGAAGAGCATTCTATTGTGGCTGTTCTGTTTCAGGAAATTGATCACTCTCTTGAGATTGAGAAATTCACTAAAACATTTAAAACAACTGCACTGCCCCAGCTTCACAGCAAGTTGATAAAACTTGTTGAGTTATTGAACAAGACTGTCAAAGATTCTAACCAAGTGGTGAATACCCTTCAGGCCCTTTATGAGATTGCTATCAGAGACCTTTTCAAGGATAGGAGAAATCCTAAGCAGCTAGAGGATGATGGCTTGGCTCCACGTAATCCTTCTTCAGGTCTACCTTTTCAGAATGCTGTTCAGTTGCCTGACACTAGCAATGAGAACTTCTACCGCCAGGTTCGGCGCTTGCACACAATTCTTACCTCCAGGGATTCAATGCAAAACATCCCAATAAATCTAGAGGCAAGACGGAGGATTGCCTTTTTCAGTAACTCACTTTTTATGAATATGCCTCATGCCCCCCAAGTTGAGAAAATGATGGCTTTCAGTGTTCTAACACCTTATTATAGTGAAGATGTATCATACAGCAAAGAACAACTCAGAACTGAGAATGAAGACGGGGTTTCAACCCTGTACTATTTGCAGACTATTTATGATGATGAGTGGAAGAATTTTGTGGAGAGAATGCGTCGGGAGGGGATGATGAAAGACAGTGATATGTGGACTGATAAACTTAGAGATTTGAGGATGTGGGCTTCCTACAGAGGCCAAACACTATCGCGTACGGTTAGAGGAATGATGTACTACTATCGGGCCCTCAAGATGTTGACATTTCTGGATTCTGCATCAGAAATGGACATCCGAGAGGGCTCACGCGAACTTGTTTCAGTGAGGCAAGATAATTTGGACAGTTTCAACTCTGAAAGGTCACCTTACTCTAAGAGTTTAAGTAGAGCAAGCAGTTCAGTGAGTTTGTTATTCAAAGGCCATGAGTATGGGACCGCTATAATGAAATTCACATATGTGGTTGCTTGCCAGATATATGGAACTCAGAAAGCAAAAAAGGACCCTCATGCTGAAGAAATTTTGTATCTAATGAAAAACAATGAGGCCCTTCGAGTTGCATATGTTGATGAAAAAACTACCGGACGGGACGAGCAGGACTATTTCTCCGTTCTTGTGAAGTATGATCAACAGTTGGAGAAGGAGGTGGAAATTTACAGAGTGAAATTGCCAGGTCCGTTGAAGCTCGGGGAAGGAAAACCTGAAAATCAAAACCACGCAATCATCTTCACCCGCGGAGATGCCGTGCAGACTATTGACATGAATCAGGATAACTACTTTGAGGAGGCACTTAAAATGAGGAATCTCCTGGAAGAGTACAGGCATTACTATGGCATCAGGAAACCAACAATTTTGGGAGTCAGGGAGCACATTTTTACTGGCTCTGTGTCCTCTCTTGCCTGGTTCATGTCAGCTCAGGAGACAAGTTTCGTCACCTTAGGACAAAGGGTTTTGGCAAATCCTTTGAAAGTTAGAATGCATTACGGCCATCCAGATGTGTTTGATAGGTTTTGGTTCTTAACTCGAGGTGGTATCAGTAAAGCTTCCAGAGTGATCAACATCAGTGAGGACATTTTTGCTGGGTTCAATTGTACTCTTCGTGGAGGTAATGTCACTCACCATGAATACATTCAGGTTGGAAAGGGAAGGGATGTTGGTCTGAATCAAGTATCAATGTTTGAAGCCAAGGTTGCCAGTGGAAATGGCGAACAGATTCTCAGTAGAGATGTGTACAGATTGGGTCATAGGCTGGATTTTTTCCGGATGCTGTCATTCTTTTACACTACAGTGGGGTTCTTCTTCAACACAATGATGGTGGTTCTGACAGTATATGCTTTTTTATGGGGTCGACTATATCTTGCCCTCAGTGGTATTGAGAAATCAATGGAAAGTAACAGCAATAACAACAAAGCACTCGGTACCATCTTAAATCAGCAGTTCATCATCCAACTTGGAATTTTCACCGCCCTTCCAATGATTATAGAGAATTCCCTTGAGCATGGGTTCCTTCAAGCTATCTGGGACTTTCTGACAATGCAGCTCCAGCTTTCATCAGTTTTCTACACCTTCTCTATGGGCACTCGCAGTCATTTTTTTGGCCGGACTATTCTACACGGTGGAGCAAAATATCGAGCCACTGGCCGTGGTTTTGTTGTAGAGCATAAGTGTTTTGCTGAAATTTATAGACTCTTTTCCCGTAGCCATTTTGTGAAAGCAATTGAGTTAGGGCTAATACTTGTAATTTATGCAACACACAGCCCTGTAGCATCTGACACGTTTGTTTATATAGCCCTGACCATTACTAGTTGGTTCTTAGTTGCATCATGGGTGCTGGCACCATTTATGTTCAATCCTTCTGGCTTTGATTGGTTAAAAACTGTTTATGACTTTGATGACTTTATGAACTGGATCTGGTACAATGGAAGTGTGTTTGCTAAAGCTGAACAGAGCTGGGAAAGGTGGTGGTACGAAGAGCATGATCATCTAAAGGTTACCGGCATTTGGGGAAAGTTTTCTGAAATAATCTTAGACTTCCGGTTCTTCTTTTTCCAGTATGGAATTGTCTACCAGCTTGGCATTTCTGCTGGAAATCATAGTCTCGCTGTTTACGCGCTATCATGGATCTACGTTGTTGTTGTATCTGGGATTTATGTTGTGGTAGTGTATGCACGGAACAAATATTCGGCGAAAGAGCACATCTATTACCGGCTTGTCCAGTTCCTTGTCATAATTCTTGCAATACTCGTGGTAGTTGCTTTGCTGGAATTCACGGAATTCAATTTTGTGGATATTTTTACTAGCCTGTTGGCGTTCCTTCCCACGGGATGGGGCCTGATATTGATTGCCCAAGTTTTCAGATCACAGTTGCAATCTTCTATCATTTGGAGTGGTGTTGTTGCGGTGGCTCGTCTGTATGATATATTGTTTGGAGTCATTGTTATGGCCCCTGTGGCATTACTGTCATGGTTGCCTGGGTTTCAAAATATGCAAACTAGAATACTTTTCAATGAAGCATTCAGCAGGGGTCTCCGCATATCCCAGATTGTTACTGGGAAAAAGCCTCAAAGTTGA